One window of the Micropterus dolomieu isolate WLL.071019.BEF.003 ecotype Adirondacks linkage group LG08, ASM2129224v1, whole genome shotgun sequence genome contains the following:
- the LOC123975381 gene encoding uncharacterized protein LOC123975381 produces MSQKVLFIKMLLVHYATQSLPEIHASCKEDVPLKCPDVDIDSMDFLSVTWYKMTNKGKSGIIRRAKGEETTQNYNFSRPAWFGEKHSLFLHSVTPEDSGTYECFISANVGGQNKYLKVALTVNECVTQAELTTMTNVLNTTHSDLPCHRQVEDLPFMWSIIGYVAVGLAKIILSLISIWVIRALRVRSSRRRQHLW; encoded by the exons ATGTCTCAAAAGGTGTTGTTCATTAAG ATGCTGCTGGTGCATTACGCAACCCAGAGTCTGCCAGAAATTCATGCAAGCTGCAAAGAAGATGTCCCACTTAAGTGTCCAGATGTTGATATTGACAGCATGGATTTCCTCTCAGTGACGTGGTACAAG ATGACCAACAAAGGTAAAAGTGGCATTATCAGGAGAGCTAAAGGTGAGGAGACCACACAGAACTACAACTTCAGTCGTCCTGCCTGGTTTGGAGAGAAACACAGTCTGTTCCTCCACAGTGTGACACCTGAAGATTCGGGCACCTACGAATGTTTCATCAGTGCAAATGTAGGAGGTCAAAATAAGTATCTCAAAGTCGCTCTAACGGTTAATG AGTGTGTGACCCAGGCTGAGCTGACAACAATGACCAATGTGTTGAACACAACTCACTCTGACCTGCCCTGCCACAGACAAGTTGAGGACCTGCCATTCATGTGGAGCATTATAGGCTATGTGGCAGTGGGCCTCGCCAAAATAATTTTATCTCTAATCAGCATTTGG GTTATTCGAGCTCTTCGTGTCAGGTCTTCAAGACGGCGGCAGCATTTGTGGTAA